A genomic segment from Peribacillus sp. ACCC06369 encodes:
- the aspA gene encoding aspartate ammonia-lyase → MSTVQINHNVRIEKDFLGSKQVPVHAYYGIQTLRAVENFPITGYRIHEELIKALAIVKKAAALANMDTKRLYDGLGKMIIQAADEVIEGKWHDHFIVDPIQGGAGTSMNMNANEVIGNRALELLGKEKGDYVQLSPNSHVNMSQSTNDVFPSSIHIATLISLEKLLNTMEYMLTIFRKKAQQFDHVIKMGRTHLQDAVPIRLGQEFEAYSRVIERDIKRIQQSRQHLYEINMGATAVGTGLNADPRYIESVVEHLADISGLPLVGAEHLVDATQNTDAYTEVSAALKICMMNMSKIANDLRLMASGPRAGLAEINLPARQPGSSIMPGKVNPVMPEMINQVAFQVIGNDHTICLASEAGQLELNVMEPVLVFNLLQSISIMNNAFRAFTDYCLVDIEANEDRLKENVEKSVGIITAVNPHIGYEVAARIAREAILKGKSVRELCLQYDVLTEEELDLILNPYEMTNPGISGAELFDRS, encoded by the coding sequence ATGTCAACAGTCCAAATAAATCATAACGTACGTATTGAGAAAGATTTCTTAGGATCAAAACAAGTACCAGTGCATGCATACTATGGTATCCAAACATTGCGTGCAGTCGAAAACTTTCCGATTACAGGCTATCGCATTCATGAAGAATTGATTAAAGCATTGGCTATCGTGAAAAAAGCAGCGGCTTTAGCAAATATGGATACTAAACGTTTGTACGATGGTCTTGGTAAGATGATCATTCAGGCAGCAGACGAAGTAATCGAAGGCAAATGGCATGATCATTTTATCGTGGACCCCATCCAGGGCGGTGCAGGTACATCCATGAATATGAACGCAAACGAAGTCATTGGTAACCGTGCACTCGAATTGCTTGGAAAAGAGAAAGGGGACTATGTTCAATTAAGTCCTAATAGCCATGTGAACATGTCACAATCAACAAACGATGTGTTCCCGAGCTCGATTCATATCGCCACTCTTATTTCACTAGAAAAATTGTTGAATACGATGGAATATATGCTTACTATCTTCAGGAAAAAGGCCCAACAATTTGACCATGTGATTAAAATGGGACGGACACATCTTCAAGATGCAGTGCCCATCCGTCTTGGTCAAGAGTTTGAAGCATATAGCCGTGTAATAGAGCGGGATATTAAACGCATTCAACAATCACGCCAGCATTTATATGAGATAAATATGGGCGCAACGGCTGTGGGAACAGGATTAAATGCAGACCCTCGCTACATCGAAAGTGTGGTTGAACATTTGGCGGATATTAGCGGGCTTCCGCTTGTCGGGGCCGAGCATCTTGTTGATGCGACACAAAATACAGATGCTTATACAGAAGTCTCTGCTGCATTGAAAATATGTATGATGAATATGTCCAAAATTGCGAACGACCTACGTTTAATGGCCTCAGGTCCCCGTGCGGGCCTTGCGGAAATTAACTTGCCGGCTCGTCAGCCAGGTTCATCCATCATGCCGGGAAAAGTCAATCCGGTCATGCCTGAAATGATCAATCAAGTAGCGTTCCAGGTTATTGGCAATGACCATACCATTTGCCTGGCATCTGAAGCGGGTCAGCTTGAACTGAACGTGATGGAACCTGTGCTTGTGTTCAATTTGCTTCAATCCATCAGCATTATGAACAATGCATTCCGTGCCTTTACAGACTACTGTCTGGTGGATATTGAAGCAAACGAAGACCGTCTAAAAGAGAATGTGGAAAAAAGCGTAGGGATTATCACGGCTGTTAATCCGCATATTGGATACGAAGTGGCAGCCCGTATCGCACGGGAAGCCATTTTAAAGGGAAAATCAGTACGTGAACTATGCCTCCAGTATGATGTGTTAACAGAGGAAGAGCTTGATCTTATTTTAAATCCTTACGAGATGACAAACCCAGGTATTTCCGGGGCTGAGCTGTTCGACAGATCGTAA
- a CDS encoding response regulator — MNYFIIDDDPAIRGMLTEMIEDEDLGKVVGEAEDGSLVNNGLLFLKKADVVLIDLLMPIRDGIETIRALADGFQGKFVMISQVESKELIGEAYRLGAEYYITKPLNQVEISSILNKVNERILVDQSIQGIQKSLNVFTGRPKSSKVPSSHTKNIMEAGRSLISDLGMIGEGGSEDLLNILGFLQNEKQRLGSAYTFPYLKEIFAGIAAEKLGDQAKEAEIQKEMKASEQRVRRALNQALIHIASLGLTDYLNPKFEAYSSTFFDFSEVRKKMLELEDKSKKVSSQSRNNMKKFIQVLFMEARQMMK; from the coding sequence ATGAATTATTTCATTATAGATGACGATCCTGCCATTCGAGGAATGCTGACAGAGATGATTGAAGATGAAGATTTAGGAAAAGTGGTAGGAGAAGCAGAAGACGGATCGCTAGTGAATAATGGCTTGCTGTTTTTAAAAAAAGCAGACGTTGTCCTAATTGATTTGCTCATGCCAATAAGGGACGGAATTGAAACGATCAGGGCTCTTGCTGATGGATTTCAAGGGAAGTTTGTGATGATTTCGCAAGTGGAATCGAAGGAACTGATTGGAGAGGCGTATAGATTAGGGGCGGAATACTACATTACAAAACCGCTGAACCAAGTTGAAATTTCAAGCATATTAAACAAAGTAAATGAGCGAATACTGGTGGATCAATCAATCCAGGGCATTCAAAAATCGTTGAACGTTTTTACGGGCCGCCCGAAGTCTTCGAAAGTGCCCTCCTCCCATACAAAAAATATTATGGAAGCCGGACGTTCCTTAATTTCCGATTTAGGTATGATTGGCGAAGGGGGAAGCGAGGATTTACTAAACATTTTAGGATTCCTCCAAAATGAAAAGCAAAGACTCGGTTCCGCCTACACGTTTCCATATTTAAAGGAAATTTTTGCAGGGATTGCTGCTGAAAAGCTGGGAGATCAGGCGAAAGAGGCCGAAATCCAGAAAGAAATGAAAGCTTCTGAGCAGCGTGTCCGTCGCGCTCTTAACCAGGCCCTCATCCATATCGCTTCATTAGGATTGACAGATTATTTGAATCCAAAATTCGAAGCCTATTCATCCACATTTTTTGATTTCTCGGAAGTCCGCAAAAAAATGCTGGAGCTGGAAGACAAGAGCAAAAAAGTAAGCAGCCAGAGCCGTAATAACATGAAAAAGTTTATCCAAGTGCTGTTTATGGAAGCAAGACAGATGATGAAATAA
- a CDS encoding sensor histidine kinase has product MKKRIRILLLIMIAVPLAGEFKFYPFDDTFRVSLGTPVFFLFLLWGRGIHPIIAGILTGMSVFVFRFSLAVGIRDISVEEAMYLYVPAFFYYFIYAFAFHKTKLNERHNQPFMIGLLGVLIELFASVSEMMIRSFLANQGTPLLAMDQLVLIAFIRSFFVLGFFNILKLREAKFAEAEQRMQKEQMLLFISSLYEESVQLKKTMQNAEEITRTCYDFYRRLKSEGTNGSDAQTALQIAGLVHEIKKDNQRIYAGLSELVSSENLQEYMNIEELGNIMIVSNRRYAESLRKDISFSLHIDGDHPPYHVYMVLSLINNLLANAVEAIKEEGDVSLHVKRKDQFVEFCISDNGPGIAPKQKELIFTAGYTKKFDAAGNPSTGIGLSYVKQTVEKFGGHIRLMDNYKETVFIVELPIDAIMEKGLTK; this is encoded by the coding sequence TTGAAAAAGAGGATAAGGATATTACTATTGATTATGATTGCGGTGCCTCTGGCGGGTGAATTCAAGTTTTATCCATTCGATGATACATTCAGAGTCAGTTTGGGAACCCCCGTATTTTTCTTGTTTTTACTATGGGGGAGGGGAATCCACCCGATTATTGCAGGCATATTAACGGGGATGAGTGTGTTTGTTTTTCGTTTTTCACTGGCTGTCGGGATACGGGACATATCTGTTGAGGAAGCGATGTATCTTTATGTTCCAGCCTTTTTCTATTACTTCATCTACGCGTTCGCATTTCATAAAACGAAATTGAACGAACGGCACAATCAGCCGTTTATGATCGGACTTTTAGGGGTATTGATCGAGCTTTTTGCAAGTGTATCGGAAATGATGATCCGTTCTTTCTTGGCGAATCAGGGCACACCCTTGCTAGCCATGGACCAACTCGTTTTAATCGCCTTTATTCGAAGCTTTTTCGTCCTCGGCTTTTTTAATATATTAAAGCTGAGAGAAGCAAAATTCGCAGAAGCGGAGCAGCGCATGCAAAAGGAACAAATGCTGCTTTTCATTTCAAGTTTGTATGAAGAATCGGTTCAACTGAAGAAAACGATGCAAAATGCGGAAGAAATCACCCGCACTTGTTATGACTTTTACCGTCGGTTAAAATCAGAGGGGACTAATGGAAGCGATGCGCAAACTGCGTTGCAGATTGCCGGTCTCGTGCATGAAATCAAAAAAGATAACCAGCGGATTTATGCGGGGCTGTCGGAACTCGTGTCTTCCGAAAACCTGCAGGAATATATGAATATCGAAGAGCTTGGTAACATCATGATCGTGTCCAATAGACGATATGCAGAGTCCCTTCGCAAAGATATTTCATTTTCCTTGCATATAGATGGTGACCATCCGCCCTACCATGTATATATGGTATTATCATTAATAAATAATTTATTGGCCAATGCAGTGGAAGCCATTAAAGAAGAGGGGGACGTATCACTGCATGTGAAAAGGAAAGATCAATTCGTGGAGTTTTGCATCAGTGACAATGGCCCCGGCATTGCACCGAAGCAGAAGGAACTCATTTTTACAGCAGGATATACAAAGAAATTCGATGCGGCGGGAAACCCTTCGACGGGAATCGGTTTATCGTATGTGAAACAAACTGTTGAAAAATTTGGAGGACATATCAGGCTAATGGATAACTATAAAGAGACCGTATTCATCGTAGAACTTCCGATTGATGCGATTATGGAGAAAGGGTTAACGAAATGA
- a CDS encoding cation:dicarboxylase symporter family transporter, with product MKKFGLATQIFVALVLGIVVGALFHGNETAMAIMVPIGDIFIHLIKMIVIPIVMAALVVSIAGVGDIKKLGKLGGKTLLYFEIVTTIAIVIGLLAANLFHPGAGLDTSNLEKSDISKYEETTKTAGSSGFGETISHIVPQNVFESMAQADLLPIIFFSVLFGLGVAAIGEKGKPILGFFEGVLEVMFWVTNLVMKFAPFGVFALIGVTVAKFGIATLIPLGNLVVAVYVTMVFFVFVILGIIAKMSGTSIFVILKVLKDELILAFTTASSESVLPRLMDKMEKFGCPKSITSFVIPTGYTFNLDGSSIYQALASLFVAQMYGIDLSITQQITLLLVLMLTSKGMAGVPGASFVVVLTTLGSMGLPVEGVAFIAGIDRILDMGRSAVNVVGNSLAAIVMSKWEGEFDQEKADHYVDSIKQSDVA from the coding sequence ATGAAAAAGTTTGGCTTAGCTACTCAAATTTTTGTTGCACTTGTACTAGGTATCGTTGTCGGTGCTTTATTCCATGGTAATGAAACAGCCATGGCCATTATGGTACCTATCGGTGATATTTTCATTCATTTAATTAAAATGATTGTCATCCCGATTGTCATGGCTGCATTAGTAGTCTCCATTGCGGGAGTCGGCGATATTAAAAAACTAGGAAAATTAGGCGGGAAGACTCTTCTATATTTTGAGATTGTCACCACAATTGCCATTGTCATTGGATTACTGGCGGCAAACTTGTTCCATCCGGGGGCTGGTTTAGATACAAGCAATCTTGAAAAAAGCGATATTTCAAAATATGAAGAAACAACAAAGACGGCTGGAAGCAGTGGCTTTGGAGAAACAATTTCTCATATTGTTCCTCAAAATGTATTTGAATCAATGGCTCAAGCGGATTTATTACCGATTATCTTCTTTTCTGTTTTATTCGGCTTAGGTGTGGCTGCGATAGGCGAAAAAGGAAAGCCTATTCTAGGATTCTTTGAAGGTGTGTTGGAAGTAATGTTTTGGGTGACGAATCTAGTCATGAAATTTGCCCCCTTTGGCGTATTTGCACTCATTGGTGTAACCGTTGCTAAATTTGGCATCGCAACTTTAATTCCTTTAGGGAACCTAGTCGTTGCCGTTTATGTGACGATGGTATTCTTCGTGTTCGTCATTCTTGGAATTATCGCGAAAATGTCTGGGACAAGCATTTTCGTTATCCTGAAAGTATTAAAGGATGAACTGATTTTGGCCTTTACAACAGCAAGTTCAGAGTCGGTATTACCAAGGCTTATGGACAAAATGGAGAAGTTTGGCTGCCCGAAGTCCATTACTTCTTTTGTTATTCCAACAGGCTATACGTTTAATCTAGACGGCTCATCGATATATCAGGCACTTGCTTCACTCTTCGTGGCACAAATGTATGGTATTGATCTATCCATTACACAACAGATTACGTTGTTACTAGTACTGATGTTAACGTCAAAAGGAATGGCTGGCGTTCCGGGTGCGTCATTCGTTGTTGTTTTAACAACACTTGGTTCTATGGGACTGCCGGTGGAAGGTGTTGCGTTCATTGCCGGTATCGACCGAATTTTGGATATGGGAAGATCAGCGGTTAATGTCGTGGGGAACTCATTGGCGGCGATTGTCATGTCGAAGTGGGAAGGCGAATTTGACCAGGAAAAAGCAGACCATTACGTTGATTCTATTAAACAATCAGACGTAGCATAA
- the sspL gene encoding small, acid-soluble spore protein L: MSKKTGRGRIAPSVNPQGHGKDVEFATEPKSELENKAKKSNTK; the protein is encoded by the coding sequence ATGAGCAAAAAGACAGGAAGAGGTCGAATCGCACCAAGTGTAAACCCGCAGGGACATGGAAAAGATGTCGAATTCGCCACTGAGCCCAAAAGCGAACTTGAAAACAAGGCAAAAAAGTCCAATACAAAATAA
- a CDS encoding zinc ribbon domain-containing protein → MKRYKTCQSCGMPLSKDELGGGTEKDGSKSTKYCSHCYINGEFTQNITAIEMQKFVQNHLMENMKMPKFIAKFFTRGIPKLERWH, encoded by the coding sequence ATGAAAAGATATAAAACATGTCAGAGTTGTGGAATGCCGCTCTCTAAAGATGAATTAGGTGGAGGAACTGAAAAAGATGGTAGTAAAAGTACTAAATATTGTAGTCATTGTTATATAAATGGTGAATTCACTCAAAATATTACTGCGATAGAAATGCAAAAATTTGTTCAAAATCATTTGATGGAAAATATGAAAATGCCTAAATTTATTGCTAAGTTTTTTACTAGAGGAATACCAAAGTTAGAGCGATGGCATTAG
- a CDS encoding ATP-binding cassette domain-containing protein: MKINRLIANNINHLDAALQDDQSLGIAGLSGSGKTTFCQTIGEESKKRLVSLLPKSEYQYLFPNIMETNFSAIKMEEMPLVLFLGKSSISANPRSTIGTHTGVFKEIRVCLAEKFNLSPEVFSFNNALGWCPTCKGRGTTKNVECPKCEGKRYNQEVEQYTIELLDRPHTISDINNLSIETILSLAETLHISEAKQHILQNIINMNIGYLSLNRIMGTVSGGELTRLYLAEFMATSENTVIIIDEISVGLDHQTLLKILEQIKQLGYKNQIWLIDHSDTVLDSTNEQLFFGPGSGKYGGKIVEESPRPKPIAWERNEAAPTEYYQFQDLYCRNIQMEEIRIPKNRLVTFTGESGCGKSTLVNECISKDFQKRYPKDKLVMVGQDRNKSITSRSTVATFLDIKKKLTKYSDEIDDIFLRSIEDIIEELPNEDIAHKRLSLLIKLGLGYLTLERKTQTLSTGEFQCVHLVSELFAKTRNPHTLFIFDEPSKGLSQNILNQFIDSVRVILEDESVSIIMIEHNGYMLDSSDYIVDFGKRQLTPVQHLDVVSHDDHFRHNNCEDQVEPLQITSTLRSKNGINYLQENHLDYFKKAENVYKGGILKSLSPIARVIYGEYESDTIAPVIAIDLERHLYSQYTFLYELGGMINHIVAAHPTNKDTRSFDFYSAENHCPSCSGRRVIEKFDFDVVIQDKNVPFWDGLLHPDVMEVLKYYQHSKLQFLFDEIKNELGHDISKSYNEMTDAEKQTFLYGYWEKSFYDKAGKASRTWEGFNFIIGRYMFISKSIIKEQMKASKEMIACPVCQGTILKHHKKLTFGDTDIREIIQQPIDQVIKIVGKLPELEKLKAIVGGDIALTDDVSFLPRETKAALKMLELELASFVGYEVVLQNTLPFWGSIKGNIEAISSKNQITICDFANINETRETIIDKYFTNGKYKKLTYVYEAFGYKKIVTQINKIKASHKCPFCNGKKVISEDNIHDGVYKLTIPCVSCHASGIDDEGRKAIVEDIDVQTWLTGKVRDVVAESERTEAVADIPIFNRIRELNKRDMMAVHQCLEQKK, from the coding sequence ATGAAAATAAATCGATTAATAGCGAACAATATAAACCATTTAGATGCAGCACTTCAAGACGATCAATCATTAGGAATTGCTGGGTTATCCGGTTCCGGGAAGACGACTTTTTGTCAAACCATTGGGGAAGAATCCAAGAAGCGTCTCGTTTCCTTATTGCCCAAGTCTGAATATCAATATTTATTTCCTAATATTATGGAAACCAACTTCAGCGCCATCAAGATGGAGGAAATGCCGCTGGTCCTTTTTCTCGGCAAATCATCCATTTCAGCCAATCCCCGTTCAACCATTGGCACACATACTGGTGTCTTTAAAGAGATTCGTGTTTGTCTTGCTGAAAAATTCAATCTTTCTCCGGAAGTTTTTTCATTTAATAATGCCTTAGGCTGGTGCCCCACTTGTAAAGGACGCGGTACGACGAAAAATGTCGAATGTCCAAAGTGTGAGGGGAAACGCTACAATCAAGAAGTCGAGCAATATACGATTGAATTATTAGATCGCCCGCATACTATTTCCGATATCAACAACTTAAGCATCGAAACGATCCTATCACTCGCAGAGACATTACATATTAGTGAAGCTAAACAGCATATTCTCCAAAATATAATCAATATGAATATTGGTTATTTAAGTTTAAATCGTATTATGGGGACAGTGTCAGGGGGAGAATTAACACGGCTTTACTTGGCCGAATTTATGGCAACAAGTGAAAATACCGTGATCATCATTGATGAAATCTCCGTCGGTCTTGATCATCAAACCCTATTGAAAATTTTGGAACAGATTAAGCAATTAGGATATAAGAATCAAATTTGGCTCATTGATCACTCAGACACGGTATTAGATAGCACAAATGAACAATTGTTCTTTGGACCTGGCAGCGGGAAATATGGCGGGAAAATTGTTGAGGAATCACCACGTCCCAAACCAATCGCCTGGGAACGAAATGAAGCAGCGCCAACGGAATACTATCAATTTCAGGATCTTTACTGCCGTAATATTCAAATGGAAGAAATCCGGATTCCAAAGAATAGGCTGGTTACCTTTACGGGTGAGTCAGGTTGTGGGAAATCTACACTTGTCAATGAATGTATCTCTAAAGATTTTCAGAAGCGGTATCCAAAAGATAAACTGGTCATGGTCGGGCAGGATCGAAACAAATCGATTACCAGTCGATCAACCGTTGCGACATTTCTTGATATTAAAAAGAAACTAACCAAATACAGTGATGAAATTGATGATATTTTTCTGCGTTCGATTGAAGATATCATCGAAGAATTGCCAAATGAAGACATCGCTCATAAACGCTTGAGCTTATTGATCAAACTTGGGCTTGGTTATTTGACGTTGGAAAGAAAAACACAAACACTATCGACGGGTGAATTTCAATGTGTCCACTTAGTTTCCGAGCTTTTCGCGAAGACAAGAAACCCGCATACGCTGTTCATTTTTGACGAGCCTTCAAAAGGGTTATCGCAAAATATATTAAACCAATTCATCGATAGTGTCAGGGTCATCCTGGAGGATGAATCCGTCTCCATCATCATGATTGAACATAATGGTTATATGCTGGATAGCTCGGATTATATCGTTGATTTTGGTAAACGACAGCTAACACCTGTCCAACATCTTGACGTTGTCAGTCATGATGATCATTTTCGACACAATAACTGTGAGGATCAAGTGGAACCATTGCAAATCACTTCTACACTCCGGTCAAAAAATGGCATCAATTATTTACAGGAAAATCATCTGGACTATTTCAAAAAGGCAGAGAACGTCTATAAGGGCGGCATTTTAAAAAGCCTATCACCAATCGCTCGTGTGATTTATGGTGAATACGAATCAGACACGATTGCACCTGTGATCGCCATCGATCTTGAACGGCACTTGTACAGTCAATATACGTTTCTTTATGAATTGGGCGGAATGATCAACCATATAGTGGCTGCACATCCAACCAATAAAGATACAAGAAGCTTCGATTTCTATTCTGCAGAAAATCATTGTCCAAGCTGTTCGGGCCGCAGGGTCATTGAAAAATTTGACTTTGATGTCGTCATTCAAGACAAAAACGTGCCATTCTGGGATGGCTTATTACATCCAGACGTGATGGAAGTACTAAAATATTATCAACATTCAAAACTGCAATTCCTGTTTGATGAGATCAAGAATGAACTCGGTCACGACATTAGTAAAAGCTATAATGAGATGACAGATGCCGAAAAGCAGACCTTCTTATATGGGTATTGGGAAAAGTCCTTTTACGATAAAGCAGGCAAGGCATCAAGAACATGGGAAGGATTCAATTTCATCATTGGACGTTATATGTTCATATCGAAATCGATCATTAAAGAGCAGATGAAAGCATCAAAAGAGATGATCGCCTGTCCTGTCTGTCAAGGAACGATCCTCAAGCATCATAAAAAACTGACATTTGGTGATACAGACATTCGCGAGATCATCCAACAGCCGATTGATCAAGTTATCAAAATTGTTGGGAAGCTTCCAGAACTGGAAAAACTAAAAGCGATTGTGGGGGGCGATATCGCACTTACAGATGATGTCTCATTCCTTCCTCGGGAAACAAAAGCGGCGTTGAAAATGCTCGAACTGGAACTGGCAAGCTTCGTCGGCTATGAAGTGGTTTTACAAAATACCCTGCCATTCTGGGGCAGCATTAAAGGCAATATCGAAGCAATCAGCAGCAAAAACCAGATCACCATCTGTGACTTTGCCAATATTAACGAAACAAGAGAAACCATTATTGATAAATACTTCACCAATGGCAAATACAAAAAACTAACCTATGTCTATGAAGCATTTGGCTACAAAAAAATCGTTACCCAAATCAATAAAATAAAAGCAAGTCATAAATGCCCATTCTGTAATGGGAAGAAAGTCATTTCAGAAGATAACATCCATGACGGTGTGTATAAATTAACGATACCCTGTGTGAGTTGTCATGCCAGTGGCATCGATGATGAAGGGCGTAAAGCAATCGTCGAAGACATCGACGTGCAGACCTGGCTGACAGGGAAAGTAAGGGATGTCGTGGCAGAAAGTGAACGTACCGAGGCCGTTGCCGATATTCCCATTTTCAACCGGATTCGTGAATTGAACAAACGAGATATGATGGCGGTTCATCAATGCCTTGAACAGAAAAAATAA
- the helD gene encoding RNA polymerase recycling motor HelD, translating to MNNEIQQEQERLDEVIETITKQISKIEGETLQRRKEVVNIRKHFWDDLKVNVDTFDDYLETIIGLRQQAQDLSQSEGAHRYSFKRLSTLRRMQGAPYFGRIDLTEEGASLTEHIYIGTATLTDTTGENFIVYDWRAPISSVYYDYPPGPVEYSTPGGVIRGMLENKWQYIIKGGVIDSMFDTSLTIGDEILQQVLGKGTDKHMHSIVSTIQREQNRIIRNDRGRLLIVQGAAGSGKTSAALQRIAYLLYKYRDRIKADQIILFSPNSMFNNYVSNVLPELGEENMQQVTFQEYLDHRLADSFQVEDPYEQLEFLLTGADHPSYSTRAASIRFKASIRFFEIIKTYSQSLESSGMIFRGFKFRGETLVSAKQISERFYNRDTTLRFHNRIEKLKEWLCELLDEREKFELKQPWVQEEIEYLSKEDYQKVYTYLEKKRGVNEDSFDDYEMENKMLARMIVRKKLKTLRKRIKAFHFINIKGIYKQLFDDQIRIEVWNEGKTPIEREICLSTQKMLDEGKLHYEDATPFLLLKELILGFQTNTSIKYVLVDEAQDYSPFQFEFLKRLFPSARMTVLGDFNQAIFAHASERVDFQTLTSLYGISETESITLDQSYRSTKQIIEFTRELVPEGHRIKAFDREGEKPVLTQVSSRDELHHKIVTKVKDFQSREYNTIAIICKSAAESAAAYDALSIIGEIKLVQKGTNEYEQGVVVIPAYLAKGIEFDAVIIYDASVQAYGDESLRRLFYTACTRAMHNLQIYTVGEPSPFLLNNDATKSLLLTLD from the coding sequence ATGAACAATGAAATTCAGCAGGAGCAAGAACGTTTGGATGAGGTGATAGAAACAATTACGAAGCAAATCAGCAAAATAGAAGGAGAGACTTTACAGCGTAGAAAAGAAGTTGTTAATATCCGGAAACACTTTTGGGATGACCTCAAGGTTAATGTGGATACTTTCGATGATTACCTCGAGACGATCATTGGCTTAAGGCAACAGGCTCAAGACTTGTCACAAAGCGAAGGTGCACATAGATATTCCTTCAAGAGGTTGTCAACACTGCGCCGCATGCAGGGGGCACCTTATTTCGGCCGGATTGATTTAACTGAAGAAGGGGCTTCCCTTACGGAACATATTTATATTGGGACCGCCACCCTTACTGATACAACAGGAGAAAACTTCATTGTCTACGATTGGAGGGCTCCGATTTCGAGTGTTTATTATGACTATCCTCCCGGTCCCGTAGAATACTCTACTCCCGGAGGCGTAATTCGGGGGATGCTGGAGAATAAGTGGCAATATATCATCAAGGGAGGCGTTATCGACTCAATGTTCGATACGAGTCTCACCATTGGAGATGAGATACTGCAGCAGGTGCTTGGTAAGGGGACGGATAAGCATATGCACAGTATTGTGTCCACCATTCAACGGGAGCAAAATAGAATCATCCGGAACGATCGCGGACGTCTGCTCATTGTTCAAGGAGCCGCTGGCAGTGGCAAGACATCAGCTGCCCTCCAAAGGATCGCTTACTTGCTTTATAAGTATCGAGATAGGATTAAGGCCGATCAAATCATTCTATTCTCACCTAACTCCATGTTTAATAACTACGTATCCAATGTACTACCCGAACTTGGCGAAGAGAATATGCAGCAGGTAACATTCCAGGAATATTTGGACCATCGTCTGGCTGACTCATTTCAAGTTGAGGACCCTTATGAGCAATTAGAATTTTTGTTGACTGGAGCGGATCATCCTTCCTATAGCACTAGGGCAGCGAGTATCCGATTTAAGGCTTCAATTCGCTTCTTTGAGATAATCAAAACATACAGTCAATCACTGGAATCATCTGGAATGATCTTTAGAGGGTTCAAGTTCCGAGGAGAAACGCTCGTCTCCGCCAAACAAATCTCAGAAAGATTTTATAACAGAGACACCACACTAAGATTTCACAATAGGATTGAAAAGTTGAAAGAATGGTTATGTGAGTTACTTGATGAAAGGGAAAAGTTTGAATTGAAACAACCTTGGGTCCAGGAGGAAATCGAGTATCTTAGCAAAGAAGACTATCAAAAGGTATATACCTACTTAGAGAAAAAACGCGGCGTTAATGAAGATTCCTTTGACGATTATGAGATGGAGAATAAAATGCTCGCGCGTATGATTGTTCGAAAGAAATTGAAGACGTTACGCAAACGGATAAAAGCATTTCATTTTATCAACATTAAGGGAATATACAAGCAACTTTTTGACGATCAAATACGGATCGAAGTGTGGAATGAGGGTAAAACACCTATCGAAAGGGAAATTTGCTTATCAACGCAAAAAATGCTGGACGAAGGTAAACTGCATTACGAAGACGCGACTCCATTTTTGCTACTGAAGGAGCTAATTCTAGGATTTCAGACAAATACCTCTATAAAATACGTGCTTGTAGATGAAGCACAAGATTATTCTCCATTTCAATTCGAGTTTTTGAAACGGTTGTTTCCTTCTGCAAGGATGACCGTGCTCGGTGACTTTAACCAGGCAATATTCGCTCATGCCAGCGAACGGGTGGATTTCCAGACTCTTACCAGTTTATACGGAATAAGTGAAACCGAGAGTATAACCTTGGATCAAAGCTACAGATCCACAAAGCAGATTATAGAATTTACACGTGAACTAGTTCCTGAAGGCCATCGAATTAAGGCATTCGACCGTGAAGGTGAAAAGCCTGTACTGACCCAAGTCTCCAGCCGTGATGAATTGCACCACAAAATCGTGACTAAAGTCAAAGACTTTCAAAGTCGTGAGTATAATACAATCGCAATAATATGTAAATCTGCTGCGGAAAGTGCCGCTGCATATGATGCCCTTAGTATCATCGGTGAAATTAAACTCGTACAGAAAGGCACAAATGAATATGAACAGGGTGTTGTTGTGATACCGGCTTATTTGGCCAAAGGCATCGAATTTGATGCTGTCATCATTTATGATGCATCTGTGCAAGCTTACGGTGATGAGAGCTTACGAAGATTGTTCTACACCGCATGTACCAGGGCTATGCATAACTTGCAGATATATACGGTTGGCGAACCCAGTCCTTTCTTGCTCAACAACGATGCAACGAAGAGTTTACTTCTGACCCTAGATTGA